One window of Desulfobaculum bizertense DSM 18034 genomic DNA carries:
- a CDS encoding HDOD domain-containing protein translates to MHFDDSSVLEERTNVKTIIRHIDQLPSPPPVATKVLTEVLNGAADFTEISRLIETDQSLTLKILKIANSMAYGYRGKISTIESAVATIGLDTLKNALLSVIIRDSFCNAPEEGDEELVRIWKHTLATAVAASLLAERVRPELKGIAFAAGIVHDCGKLVLLTALPEDYEKLLNKSRETGHSILDLEQQHFGVAHTQVGKWLLQKWGLPQTLSDVTWLHHHSPEALITLGGSAEIAALLSLAGILAHEVMLDEPNQEHTQAKDALLAYFDLPAQELSAIIQRIGEGYANRAAMFNLKNDAALFYFEALQRANSVLSLKNAELQQSTGHLRRANALLEVIGDASSALAELHDTWDVLNTVADIFRLQLNAREGFIHSLDTEKQCLRGIFWSSSENTEISLPLGQDGNPKSTGLDIPPRLAEALQTLSYRIPESGTPRPTRLSGAGPYCLAPLFSSDGFSGEIIFRPQRDGRRFIQEEHSGYLQLAQIVATTLERLAMENSLEQRAERLASTLGKLRRLNSKLVQTERLAAVGQLAAGAAHEINNPLAIIYARTQLMAHREKDDKKKHDFRQMMDQIERITSILKNLMDFARPTPPRIEATSLNALTKRTLSLVQGELTKNHIRLETAFFDALPDILGDASQLEQVLLNLIINSEHAIIERLKRPDMSNEDGLIHLTTALDKRQHKALIVLTDNGIGISQENLKKIFDPFFTTKEEGKGTGLGLSTSYGIIAGHDGEIHYDSREKAGTTVTITLPLAAEASPAAPKVQTTSQGTAILVVDDEKHIREILKESLESRGYRVQAAPDGQTALQRLSQNRYRLMLLDLRMPSRDGFSLLEHARKHIRKMPVIILTGMAGPEEEQKALALGATRCVHKPFQIKALMDDIESLLREKIS, encoded by the coding sequence ATGCACTTTGACGACAGTAGCGTTCTTGAAGAACGCACAAATGTGAAGACAATCATTCGTCACATTGATCAGCTGCCCTCGCCGCCACCAGTTGCGACAAAAGTGCTCACCGAGGTCCTGAACGGTGCAGCTGACTTTACTGAAATTTCCCGCCTTATCGAGACAGACCAGTCTCTGACACTCAAAATTCTAAAGATTGCCAACTCAATGGCATACGGATACCGGGGAAAAATCAGCACCATAGAGTCAGCTGTTGCGACCATAGGTCTGGACACGCTCAAAAACGCCCTGCTCTCAGTCATTATCCGCGATTCGTTTTGCAATGCACCAGAAGAAGGCGACGAGGAACTTGTCCGCATCTGGAAGCACACTCTGGCCACAGCCGTTGCCGCGAGCCTGCTTGCAGAACGGGTTCGCCCCGAACTCAAGGGCATCGCCTTTGCCGCAGGCATCGTGCATGACTGCGGCAAGCTTGTTTTGCTCACAGCATTGCCAGAGGACTACGAAAAGCTCCTCAACAAAAGTCGAGAAACAGGGCACTCCATACTGGACCTTGAGCAGCAACACTTTGGTGTTGCCCACACCCAGGTAGGCAAATGGCTTCTCCAGAAATGGGGCCTGCCCCAGACATTGAGCGACGTTACCTGGCTCCACCACCATTCGCCAGAGGCCCTGATTACTCTTGGTGGCAGTGCAGAAATTGCCGCACTCCTCTCCCTTGCGGGAATTCTGGCGCATGAAGTGATGCTTGATGAGCCAAATCAGGAGCACACGCAGGCAAAAGACGCCCTGCTCGCCTATTTTGATCTGCCCGCACAGGAGCTCTCAGCCATCATTCAGCGCATTGGTGAAGGCTACGCAAACCGGGCGGCCATGTTTAATCTCAAAAACGACGCCGCACTTTTTTATTTTGAGGCGCTCCAGCGCGCCAACAGCGTGCTCTCACTCAAAAATGCCGAGCTTCAGCAAAGTACAGGGCACCTGCGCCGGGCCAATGCCCTGCTTGAGGTCATTGGTGATGCCAGTAGCGCCTTGGCTGAACTTCACGACACATGGGACGTCCTGAACACTGTTGCCGACATTTTCCGGCTCCAGCTCAACGCCCGCGAAGGCTTCATTCACAGTCTGGATACAGAAAAGCAGTGTCTGCGAGGAATCTTCTGGTCCAGCTCAGAGAACACAGAAATCAGCCTTCCGCTTGGACAGGACGGGAATCCCAAATCGACCGGGCTGGACATCCCTCCACGACTTGCCGAGGCACTCCAGACCCTGTCCTACCGAATTCCAGAATCAGGCACGCCACGCCCAACCCGACTTTCTGGAGCAGGTCCATACTGCCTTGCTCCACTCTTTTCGAGTGATGGCTTTTCCGGAGAAATTATCTTTCGGCCCCAGCGGGACGGTCGCCGCTTCATTCAGGAAGAGCACAGCGGCTATCTCCAGCTCGCCCAGATTGTCGCCACGACACTGGAACGGCTTGCAATGGAAAACTCTCTGGAGCAACGCGCTGAGCGACTGGCAAGCACACTGGGGAAACTCCGCCGCCTGAACTCCAAGCTTGTCCAGACCGAACGCCTCGCGGCAGTCGGTCAGCTTGCAGCCGGAGCTGCCCACGAAATCAACAACCCGCTGGCCATCATCTATGCCCGAACGCAGCTCATGGCCCACCGGGAAAAAGACGACAAGAAGAAACACGATTTTCGACAGATGATGGACCAGATAGAGCGCATCACGTCCATTCTCAAAAACCTGATGGATTTTGCCCGCCCCACGCCACCGCGCATTGAAGCAACCTCACTCAATGCCCTGACCAAACGAACCCTTTCACTGGTGCAGGGGGAGCTGACAAAAAATCATATCCGGCTTGAGACGGCTTTTTTTGATGCACTCCCAGACATTCTGGGCGACGCCTCACAGCTTGAGCAGGTTCTGCTCAACTTGATTATCAATTCCGAACACGCCATTATCGAGCGGCTCAAGCGACCTGACATGTCCAATGAAGACGGTCTCATACATTTGACGACGGCCCTCGACAAACGTCAGCACAAGGCGCTTATTGTCCTCACTGATAACGGTATCGGCATTTCTCAGGAAAATCTGAAGAAAATCTTTGACCCCTTCTTCACCACCAAGGAAGAAGGCAAAGGCACCGGACTTGGGCTTTCCACCTCCTATGGCATCATTGCTGGACACGATGGTGAAATCCACTACGACAGCAGGGAAAAGGCCGGAACAACCGTCACAATCACGCTTCCGCTTGCTGCCGAGGCGTCTCCTGCTGCACCAAAGGTACAGACCACCAGTCAAGGGACAGCTATTCTGGTGGTCGATGATGAAAAGCACATACGGGAAATATTAAAAGAATCGCTGGAAAGCCGGGGCTACAGGGTACAGGCGGCTCCAGATGGACAAACAGCGCTGCAAAGGCTCTCGCAGAACCGCTACAGGCTCATGCTCCTTGATCTCAGAATGCCCTCGCGTGACGGATTTTCTCTTCTGGAGCATGCCCGCAAGCACATCCGGAAGATGCCCGTCATCATTCTCACGGGGATGGCAGGTCCAGAGGAAGAGCAAAAAGCGCTGGCACTGGGAGCAACACGCTGCGTGCACAAACCGTTTCAGATTAAGGCCCTTATGGATGACATTGAGAGCCTGCTGCGGGAGAAAATTTCATGA
- the pyk gene encoding pyruvate kinase: MRTKIIATLGPASMKYDVMKGMVEHGVRIFRLNFSHADAASFVPVVQDIRKLEQEMGIRLTVMGDLCGPKIRIGEVPGSPLQINKGQGVLLGLPKHAERAEEDRVFISLDVPELMEGLKAGDAVFLADGMLRFTVNRVLIPDQLFEMVARTEGLLTSHKGIAFPDKIHPLPALTEKDEKDLREGLDIGIDAVALSFVQGAEDVERLRRLIQEHGRIVPVVAKLERKAAVEHIDEIVAAADCVMVARGDLGVECSLAKLPVMQKRIIRACRHQQKAVIVATQMMLSMVKSPVPTRAEATDVGNAVMDGADCVMLSEETAIGNYPVETCAFIQGIAQSCEDYYLERLGGPYVPSPEKNIVKYLAYSACLVAEHADSAALVCHSTSGATARMLSSRRPSLPIFALSPDEGVLRGMNFFWGVRPRLADVSLVSHLERAVAFIRGEASIEQRQSVVITSGQPMPPGQPETKTNGIKLFYK; this comes from the coding sequence ATGCGAACGAAGATTATTGCCACCCTTGGCCCGGCGTCTATGAAATACGACGTGATGAAGGGCATGGTTGAGCATGGTGTCAGAATATTTCGACTGAATTTTTCGCACGCGGATGCCGCGAGCTTTGTTCCTGTGGTGCAGGATATCCGAAAACTTGAGCAGGAGATGGGAATCCGCCTCACGGTGATGGGCGATCTGTGTGGACCAAAGATTCGTATTGGTGAAGTTCCTGGTTCTCCACTCCAGATCAATAAAGGACAGGGCGTGCTTTTGGGCCTTCCCAAGCATGCGGAACGCGCCGAAGAAGACCGGGTCTTTATTTCGCTGGATGTTCCTGAATTGATGGAAGGTCTCAAGGCTGGCGACGCCGTTTTTTTGGCTGATGGCATGCTTCGGTTTACGGTTAATCGTGTGCTTATTCCTGATCAGCTTTTTGAAATGGTTGCCCGCACTGAGGGGCTGCTTACTTCGCACAAGGGTATTGCCTTCCCGGACAAGATCCATCCGCTACCTGCGTTGACTGAAAAGGATGAAAAAGATCTGCGCGAAGGTTTGGATATTGGCATTGATGCTGTGGCCTTGTCCTTTGTGCAGGGTGCAGAGGATGTTGAACGCCTGCGCAGGCTTATTCAGGAGCATGGGCGGATTGTTCCGGTGGTTGCCAAGCTGGAGCGCAAGGCTGCCGTTGAGCACATTGACGAGATTGTGGCGGCTGCTGACTGCGTGATGGTTGCCCGTGGCGACCTCGGCGTTGAGTGCTCGCTGGCCAAATTGCCCGTTATGCAGAAGCGCATCATTCGCGCCTGTCGGCATCAGCAGAAGGCCGTTATTGTTGCCACCCAGATGATGCTGTCTATGGTCAAGAGTCCGGTTCCGACGCGTGCAGAAGCAACTGACGTGGGTAATGCTGTTATGGATGGCGCTGATTGCGTGATGCTGTCTGAAGAGACTGCTATAGGCAATTATCCGGTTGAGACCTGCGCGTTTATTCAGGGCATCGCCCAGAGCTGTGAGGACTACTACCTTGAGCGGCTTGGTGGCCCATACGTGCCGAGTCCCGAAAAAAATATCGTGAAATATCTTGCGTATTCAGCGTGCCTTGTGGCGGAACATGCGGATAGTGCGGCTTTGGTCTGCCATTCGACGAGTGGTGCGACAGCCCGCATGCTGTCCAGCCGGCGTCCAAGCTTGCCTATTTTTGCGCTGTCCCCTGATGAGGGCGTGCTTCGGGGAATGAACTTTTTCTGGGGCGTGCGCCCTCGGCTTGCGGATGTCTCTCTTGTGAGTCATCTGGAGCGGGCGGTTGCGTTTATCCGAGGAGAAGCCAGCATAGAGCAGAGGCAGTCTGTGGTCATCACGTCTGGTCAGCCGATGCCTCCGGGACAGCCGGAAACAAAAACAAATGGCATCAAACTTTTTTATAAATAG
- a CDS encoding OmpP1/FadL family transporter, with protein MKTALRNCLLALLLVMCTAVGAQAAGYGLYEFSARGNALGGSLVARTPDAAAAAFNPANTTNLPGTHMQFGATFINPYSKIDFENFSGAYEDATGKSNVWVPPHFYITHQLNDRFWLNLGVMSRFGLGTEFEETWTGRYNVNFASINAFSVNPTIAWKMTDKLSLAVGPEFMWFKYRSDKVVDGNSVIYKAKNGPGASRVPGSVGMTGVPQDPTSHGEDIDAMLEGDSVGLGFTAALHYQINKDWAAGLTYRSQMKQEVRGEATFSLPNSSNPANNAFYSTLFKNSSAGAKIILPDEVFAGVSWQATPKLSLEADLVWTNWSLYRTLTVEYDDLPAQEASISDKNWRDAWRVQLGAEYAYSDALTLRCGYVWDQSPIHGDQADYMIPTGDRHLFSVGTGYRFNENWTVDLSYTYLIAQDRSFDNRPAEGVFESEAHDTVTHLYGITVGYDF; from the coding sequence ATGAAAACTGCTTTGAGAAACTGTCTGCTTGCACTGCTGCTGGTGATGTGTACCGCAGTCGGCGCACAGGCTGCCGGGTATGGTCTGTATGAATTTAGTGCTCGTGGTAACGCGCTTGGTGGCTCGCTTGTCGCTCGGACGCCAGATGCCGCCGCTGCTGCGTTTAACCCGGCGAACACCACAAATCTGCCCGGAACGCATATGCAGTTTGGTGCAACATTTATCAATCCGTATTCCAAGATTGATTTTGAAAATTTTTCTGGAGCATATGAAGATGCCACAGGCAAGTCCAATGTCTGGGTTCCGCCGCACTTTTACATCACGCATCAGCTGAACGACCGGTTTTGGCTGAACCTTGGCGTCATGTCCCGCTTTGGCCTTGGAACTGAGTTCGAGGAGACATGGACTGGCCGCTACAATGTGAATTTTGCCAGCATCAATGCGTTTTCTGTGAACCCAACCATTGCATGGAAGATGACTGACAAGCTGTCTCTGGCAGTTGGTCCGGAATTCATGTGGTTCAAGTACCGCTCCGACAAAGTCGTGGACGGAAACTCTGTCATTTATAAGGCAAAGAACGGTCCTGGAGCTTCTAGGGTTCCAGGTTCTGTTGGCATGACAGGGGTTCCTCAGGATCCTACCTCTCATGGTGAAGACATTGACGCCATGCTCGAAGGTGACAGCGTTGGTCTCGGATTCACCGCAGCTTTGCACTACCAGATCAATAAAGACTGGGCAGCAGGTCTGACCTACCGTAGCCAGATGAAGCAGGAAGTTCGTGGCGAAGCAACCTTTAGTTTGCCCAATTCTTCAAATCCTGCAAACAATGCATTTTATAGCACGCTCTTCAAGAATTCTTCCGCTGGTGCAAAGATCATTCTTCCTGACGAAGTTTTCGCTGGTGTGTCCTGGCAGGCAACCCCCAAGCTTTCTCTTGAGGCTGACCTCGTATGGACCAACTGGAGCCTGTACCGCACCCTGACCGTTGAATACGATGACCTTCCGGCTCAGGAAGCATCTATTTCTGACAAGAACTGGCGCGACGCATGGCGTGTCCAGCTTGGTGCAGAATACGCCTACAGCGACGCCCTGACTCTGCGCTGTGGTTATGTGTGGGACCAGTCTCCGATTCATGGCGATCAGGCTGATTACATGATTCCAACCGGTGACCGTCATCTCTTCTCTGTTGGTACTGGTTACCGCTTTAACGAGAACTGGACGGTTGACCTCTCATACACCTACCTCATTGCACAGGACAGAAGTTTTGATAACCGTCCTGCCGAAGGTGTTTTTGAGTCAGAAGCACACGATACTGTGACTCATCTGTATGGTATTACCGTTGGTTACGATTTTTAG
- a CDS encoding MinD/ParA family protein, which produces MTKVTPTEEKHGPHLISIASGKGGVGKTNVSLNLAWALGAQGFSVCILDADLGLSNVDILLGIRPTCTLADVLLGKHSLAEAIMHVGPGVDLISGASGVPRLAELNRNEQARLLQECKALNEYDYVLIDNSPGITGQVTSLCLSAKDIIIVVNPEASSITDAYALIKVLSQNGLWWSPLILLNRVRGTKQAEQVFAKIQNTASNRLNLNCSLLGYIPEDGAIRAASALQRPLLETAPGALATRAFTDVAKRLSMRGDRLQPRSVSASNFLENSITRLREQGARRKQVPAEAKKELRNMRSCLSHMQRLVEHVTHLPLSTLAPLQTEFDRMSSHVEHLESMLGFSKKAPHTDEPALESKSATHPVQKNPASPRALLVCPDDTLFEVLSEILNNTGFAVSKQELDADKIPAHSSALLVICISGPGQDAKALLSKAPNLPTVWLRGYRSKNEIPTPLPLNLTVVEKPFVVKTLQSLFRKSAGLPQQTKTSEKASA; this is translated from the coding sequence ATGACAAAGGTGACGCCGACAGAAGAAAAGCATGGTCCGCACCTCATTTCCATCGCCAGTGGCAAGGGAGGAGTTGGTAAAACCAATGTTTCCCTGAACCTTGCGTGGGCGCTTGGTGCACAGGGCTTTTCGGTCTGTATTCTTGATGCGGACCTTGGCCTGTCCAATGTGGACATTTTGCTCGGTATTCGCCCGACCTGCACGCTTGCCGACGTGCTGCTTGGTAAGCACAGCCTTGCCGAAGCCATTATGCATGTTGGTCCCGGAGTTGATCTCATTTCTGGAGCGTCTGGCGTTCCCCGCCTTGCCGAGCTAAACCGCAACGAGCAGGCCCGACTCCTTCAGGAATGCAAGGCACTCAATGAGTATGACTATGTCCTTATCGACAACTCGCCGGGCATCACCGGGCAGGTCACGTCGCTGTGCCTTTCTGCAAAAGACATCATCATTGTTGTCAATCCCGAAGCCAGTTCCATCACTGACGCCTATGCTCTCATCAAGGTGCTCTCACAGAATGGTCTGTGGTGGAGTCCCCTTATCCTGCTCAACAGGGTCAGGGGCACCAAACAGGCCGAACAGGTCTTTGCCAAAATCCAGAACACCGCATCAAACAGGCTGAACCTGAACTGCTCGCTCTTAGGCTACATTCCCGAGGATGGGGCAATCCGTGCCGCCAGCGCCCTACAGCGACCACTTTTGGAAACAGCCCCCGGCGCACTTGCGACCCGGGCCTTTACCGATGTTGCCAAACGCCTTTCCATGCGTGGCGACCGGCTCCAGCCCCGGAGCGTTTCGGCCAGCAATTTTCTGGAAAATTCCATTACCCGCCTGCGCGAACAGGGAGCACGGCGGAAGCAGGTTCCTGCCGAAGCCAAAAAAGAGCTGCGGAACATGCGCTCCTGCCTTTCTCACATGCAACGGCTTGTCGAGCACGTGACGCACCTGCCCCTGAGTACGCTTGCGCCTCTCCAGACAGAATTTGACCGCATGAGTAGCCATGTCGAGCATCTGGAATCCATGCTGGGCTTTAGCAAAAAAGCTCCGCATACAGATGAGCCTGCTCTTGAATCAAAAAGCGCCACGCATCCAGTACAAAAGAACCCTGCCTCACCCAGAGCACTTTTGGTCTGCCCGGATGACACGCTGTTTGAAGTACTCTCGGAAATTCTGAACAACACAGGCTTTGCCGTCAGCAAACAGGAGCTGGATGCGGACAAAATCCCTGCACACAGTAGCGCCCTCCTTGTCATCTGCATCAGTGGACCAGGACAGGACGCCAAGGCCCTGCTGAGCAAGGCTCCCAACCTGCCCACCGTGTGGCTGCGAGGCTACCGCAGCAAAAACGAAATTCCAACGCCACTCCCCCTCAATCTGACCGTGGTGGAGAAGCCTTTTGTCGTCAAAACCCTGCAATCACTCTTTCGCAAATCAGCAGGACTGCCACAACAGACCAAGACCTCTGAAAAGGCGTCTGCCTAG
- a CDS encoding alanine/glycine:cation symporter family protein has protein sequence MSTFESVQHVIEAASAFVWGAPMLILLVGTGVYLTFCLRGIQLSKLKYSFWLAFVQRKEEGTEGDISNFQALMTALSATVGTGNVAGVATAIALGGPGAMFWMWVTGMLGMATKYAEALLAVKYRTVSPKGEMCGGPMYYISRGLNMWWLGAMFAVFAAITAFGTGNMVQSNSVADVMSSTFGIAPWLTGLFLLVTCSMVILGGIKNIGKVTGVLVPTMVAFYLLGGLAILIMNWEVVPAAIALIVEKAFNPTAATGGFAGSSVMLAIRMGVARGIFSNESGLGSAPIAAAAAQTSHSVVQALVSMTQTFISTMIVCTLTGLILIVSGGWSSGMTGAALTAKAFETLLPGGQYIVSSGLVLFAYSTILGWCYYGEKSVEFLFGQRAIRPYRLVYICFIGIGAVANLEFVWTLSDLFNGMMAFPNLVGLLLLSPVVGRETRDYFRSRRKAREEQSSVAPASARS, from the coding sequence ATGAGTACATTCGAATCTGTTCAACACGTGATTGAGGCTGCGAGTGCCTTTGTTTGGGGCGCTCCAATGCTAATTCTCCTAGTGGGAACTGGCGTCTATTTAACCTTCTGTCTACGGGGTATTCAGCTTTCCAAACTGAAATATTCTTTCTGGCTGGCATTTGTTCAGCGTAAGGAAGAAGGAACTGAAGGCGACATTAGTAACTTTCAGGCTCTGATGACAGCCCTGTCCGCCACGGTTGGGACAGGTAACGTGGCTGGTGTAGCCACAGCAATTGCCCTTGGTGGTCCCGGTGCCATGTTTTGGATGTGGGTCACGGGTATGCTTGGTATGGCAACCAAGTATGCCGAAGCTCTTCTTGCGGTGAAATACCGTACGGTGAGCCCAAAGGGCGAAATGTGCGGCGGTCCCATGTATTATATTAGCCGTGGGCTGAATATGTGGTGGCTCGGTGCAATGTTTGCTGTTTTTGCAGCAATTACAGCCTTTGGTACTGGCAATATGGTGCAGTCCAATTCCGTTGCGGACGTGATGTCCTCAACTTTTGGAATCGCACCGTGGCTGACTGGTCTCTTTCTGCTCGTGACCTGCTCAATGGTCATTCTGGGCGGAATTAAAAACATTGGCAAAGTCACAGGCGTGCTCGTCCCAACGATGGTGGCCTTCTACCTGCTTGGTGGTTTGGCTATTCTCATCATGAATTGGGAAGTCGTACCTGCGGCGATTGCGTTGATCGTTGAAAAAGCCTTTAACCCGACTGCTGCAACAGGGGGTTTTGCTGGCTCAAGTGTGATGCTGGCAATTCGTATGGGTGTTGCCCGAGGTATTTTCTCCAATGAATCTGGCCTTGGTAGCGCACCAATTGCAGCGGCAGCTGCGCAGACGAGTCATTCGGTTGTGCAGGCTCTGGTGTCTATGACCCAGACCTTCATTTCCACCATGATCGTGTGCACGCTGACTGGTCTTATCCTGATTGTGTCAGGTGGCTGGTCCTCGGGTATGACAGGCGCCGCGTTGACGGCAAAGGCTTTTGAGACTCTCCTTCCCGGCGGACAGTATATTGTCTCTTCCGGACTGGTTCTCTTTGCTTATTCGACGATTCTTGGCTGGTGCTACTACGGTGAAAAATCCGTAGAATTCCTGTTTGGACAGAGAGCTATTCGCCCTTATCGTCTGGTATACATTTGCTTTATTGGCATCGGTGCAGTTGCCAATCTTGAATTTGTCTGGACGCTTTCCGATTTGTTTAACGGCATGATGGCTTTCCCAAACCTTGTTGGTCTGTTGCTGCTTTCTCCGGTTGTTGGGCGTGAAACACGCGACTACTTCCGCAGCAGACGGAAAGCTCGTGAAGAGCAGAGTTCTGTGGCTCCGGCATCCGCCAGGTCGTAG
- a CDS encoding HD domain-containing phosphohydrolase encodes MKKHRLLLVDDEPELLAVNKECLEDEGFQVFTAKDVLQALMVLESEEIDLVISDMCMPGLSGSDLLQRINAKGLDADVMFLTAYGTVENAVECIQNGASDYLLKPFDLVQFLRKIRQVLAGREKRLRMANKGKSLEAVLAFGKTLSRQSSMKKFIRMLIVEMRKVFSPQGIVLIMPSIKEGDPVRRLSLGPLVTNSPDWIEPLGARVCALSEAAILSCEYLSLCSPELDGLGISGMCAPLRTPFGRTGWVLVLRDGQSPPYLRDELNLLSLYTAQAANAEENRRVKQRLEDMSLEVVMSYVTAVEAVDVYTRGHSERVGNFARSLGQELGLSTHELEQLYFAGLLHDVGKVSIPHSILTKPDRLTDEEFHIMRKHPEWGKKILSSISSFRELVPIVLHHHEHFDGSGYPQGLQGEDIPFLARAISVVDGYEAMTSNRAYQAARTPEQALAILEKGAGSQWDPDMVAVWTKVVLRMLEDERCCA; translated from the coding sequence ATGAAAAAACACCGCTTACTTCTTGTTGATGACGAGCCTGAACTGCTTGCGGTGAATAAGGAATGTCTTGAGGACGAAGGCTTCCAGGTCTTTACTGCCAAAGACGTGTTACAGGCACTGATGGTTTTGGAATCCGAAGAAATAGATTTGGTGATTTCGGACATGTGTATGCCCGGACTCAGCGGAAGCGATCTTTTGCAGCGTATCAATGCGAAGGGGCTTGATGCGGATGTGATGTTTCTTACGGCATACGGAACTGTAGAGAATGCCGTGGAATGTATCCAGAACGGGGCGAGCGACTATTTGCTCAAGCCTTTTGATCTGGTGCAGTTTTTGCGCAAAATTCGACAGGTGCTTGCTGGGCGAGAAAAACGTTTGCGCATGGCAAACAAGGGAAAGTCTCTGGAAGCTGTGCTGGCGTTTGGCAAAACATTGTCCCGGCAGTCGTCTATGAAAAAATTTATTCGCATGCTCATTGTGGAGATGCGAAAAGTCTTTTCTCCGCAGGGGATTGTGCTGATTATGCCCTCAATAAAAGAGGGAGATCCTGTTCGCAGGCTGAGTCTTGGTCCACTTGTTACGAATAGCCCGGACTGGATTGAACCGCTTGGGGCAAGGGTTTGTGCCCTGTCTGAGGCCGCGATACTTTCCTGCGAGTACCTTTCGCTGTGTAGCCCAGAGCTTGATGGGCTGGGAATCAGCGGTATGTGCGCACCACTTCGGACGCCGTTTGGCCGGACGGGCTGGGTGCTTGTTCTACGCGATGGACAGTCTCCGCCGTACCTGCGCGATGAGCTGAATCTTTTGAGCCTGTACACGGCTCAGGCCGCCAATGCAGAGGAAAACCGACGGGTTAAGCAGCGGCTGGAAGACATGAGTCTCGAAGTGGTGATGTCCTACGTTACCGCAGTTGAGGCGGTGGATGTGTATACCCGTGGGCATTCGGAGCGGGTTGGGAATTTTGCCCGCAGCCTGGGGCAGGAGCTTGGACTTTCAACGCATGAGCTTGAGCAGCTGTATTTTGCCGGACTGTTGCATGACGTGGGCAAGGTGAGCATTCCGCATTCCATTTTGACCAAGCCAGACCGGCTTACTGACGAAGAATTTCATATTATGCGAAAGCACCCCGAATGGGGGAAAAAAATCCTTTCCAGCATCAGCTCTTTTCGGGAGCTGGTTCCTATTGTTCTCCATCATCACGAGCATTTTGATGGCTCTGGCTATCCGCAGGGGCTTCAGGGGGAAGACATTCCTTTTTTGGCCCGGGCAATTAGTGTTGTGGATGGCTATGAAGCCATGACGTCTAATCGGGCATATCAGGCCGCCAGAACTCCAGAGCAGGCTCTCGCCATTCTGGAGAAGGGGGCCGGGTCGCAATGGGACCCGGATATGGTTGCGGTATGGACGAAGGTCGTGCTTCGAATGCTTGAAGACGAACGATGCTGTGCATAA